The Vigna unguiculata cultivar IT97K-499-35 chromosome 6, ASM411807v1, whole genome shotgun sequence genome contains a region encoding:
- the LOC114189049 gene encoding ubiquitin-like protein 5 has translation MIEVVLNDRLGKKVRVKCNDDDTIGDLKKLVAAQTGTRADKIRIQKWYTIYKDHITLKDYEIHDGMGLELYYN, from the coding sequence ATGATCGAGGTGGTGTTGAACGATCGACTAGGGAAGAAGGTGCGCGTGAAGTGCAACGACGATGATACCATCGGCGATCTGAAGAAGCTTGTGGCGGCTCAGACGGGCACCAGAGCCGACAAGATCCGCATCCAGAAGTGGTACACCATCTATAAGGATCACATCACTCTGAAGGATTATGAGATTCATGACGGCATGGGTCTCGAACTATACTACAACTAA
- the LOC114189048 gene encoding BTB/POZ domain-containing protein At5g03250-like, whose translation MAFTKQGSKSEPFRREGQTWVCTTGLPSDVTVEVGEISFFLHKFPLLSRSGLLKKLIAESSNEDGSSCVLQLHDVPGGAKTFEDITSFCYGVKIEITSLNVVSLRCAAEYLQMTEEYGEGNLVAQTETFLNEIFSNWPDSIKALETCEEVQPFAGDLHVVSRCIDSLAMKACSDPNLLSWPVAARNYKQNQADNHALWNGISTDTRSSQSDYWWFYDVSLLSLPFYKRLIMAIEAKGMKSDVVAASLIYYLRRFLPLMNRQSSFTDKGHATIPSTSEADQRALLEEIVELIPNKRGVTSSKNLLRLLRTAMILSASPSCRENLERRVGAQLDQAALVDLLIPNIGYSMETLYDIDCIQRILDHFMSIYQPASVAASPCITEQGALMTGADALTPMTMVATLLDGYLAEVASDTNMSLAKFQALAIAVPDYARPLDDGIYHAIDVYLKIHPWLTDSEREQLCRLMNCQKLSLEASTHAAQNERLPLRVIVQVLFFEQLRLRTSISGWFFVSDNLENGPRHSGNILPNDDPCQRDTAEGNENLRERLLELEKECSSIRSELQKLTKTKKSWSILPKRFGFRKKSESCNDSNIKTSTSTTNGKPDHGNG comes from the exons ATGGCATTCACGAAGCAGGGGTCAAAGTCCGAACCTTTTCGTCGGGAAGGTCAAACGTG GGTCTGTACGACAGGACTACCAAGTGATGTTACCGTTGAAGTTGGCGAAATCTCTTTTTTCCTCCACAAG TTTCCATTGCTTTCTAGAAGTGGCCTACTGAAGAAACTTATTGCAGAGTCCTCTAATGAGGATGGATCAAGTTGTGTTTTGCAACTTCATGATGTTCCTGGTGGAGCAAAAACATTTGAGGATATAACCAGCTTCTGCTACGGTGTAAAAATAGAAATCACATCATTAAATGTAGTCAGCCTAAGATGTGCAGCTGAGTACCTGCAAATGACTGAAGAGTATGGTGAAGGGAATCTCGTTGCACAGACTGAGACTTTTCTCAATGAAATTTTCAGCAATTGGCCAGATTCCATAAAAGCCCTTGAAACATGTGAGGAAGTGCAACCCTTTGCGGGAGACCTCCATGTAGTTTCAAGATGCATTGATTCCTTAGCTATGAAGGCTTGCTCAGATCCGAACTTACTCAGCTGGCCAGTGGCTGCACGTAATTACAAGCAAAATCAAGCAGACAACCATGCATTATGGAATGGAATTTCTACTGATACAAGATCTTCTCAAAGTGACTATTGGTGGTTTTATGATGTGTCTTTGTTAAGCCTACCCTTTTATAAACGACTCATTATGGCAATTGAAGCAAAAGGAATGAAATCTGATGTTGTTGCTGCATCTCTCATATATTATCTTAGAAGGTTTCTCCCCTTGATGAATAGGCAATCAAGCTTCACTGATAAAGGCCATGCTACCATTCCTAGTACTTCCGAAGCAGACCAAAGGGCTCTACTTGAAGAAATTGTGGAGCTTATTCCTAATAAAAGAGGGGTCACATCCTCAAAGAATTTGCTTAGGCTGCTTCGTACAGCCATGATATTGAGTGCAAGTCCATCGTGTAGAGAAAATTTGGAGAGAAGGGTAGGAGCTCAACTGGACCAGGCTGCACTTGTGGATCTTCTCATTCCAAATATAGGATACTCAATGGAGACACTATATGATATTGACTGCATCCAGAGGATCCTTGATCATTTTATGTCTATATATCAGCCTGCATCTGTAGCAGCTTCTCCATGTATAACTGAACAGGGGGCATTGATGACTGGAGCTGATGCATTGACACCTATGACAATGGTTGCAACTTTGCTTGATGGATATCTTGCTGAGGTGGCTTCAGATACTAATATGAGCTTGGCTAAGTTTCAGGCACTAGCTATTGCAGTTCCAGATTACGCTAGGCCACTTGATGATGGTATATATCATGCAATAGATGTATACCTTAAG ATACATCCATGGCTGACAGATTCTGAACGGGAGCAACTCTGTAGATTGATGAACTGTCAAAAGCTCTCACTGGAAGCAAGCACTCATGCAGCACAAAATGAAAGACTGCCTCTACGAGTGATTGTTCAAGTCCTGTTTTTTGAACAGCTTAGACTGCGCACATCTATATCTGGGTGGTTCTTTGTTTCTGACAATCTTGAGAACGGACCTCGCCACAGTGGGAATATCCTCCCTAATGATGATCCTTGTCAACGGGACACTGCAGAGGGAAATGAAAACTTGAGGGAACGTCTTTTGGAACTGGAGAAGGAATGCTCAAGCATCAGAAGCGAGCTCCAGAAGTTGACTAAGACAAAGAAAAGTTGGAGTATTTTACCAAAAAGATTTGGCTTTAGAAAAAAGTCAGAGAGTTGCAATGACAGTAATATAAAGACATCAACTTCCACTACGAATGGAAAACCAGATCATGGAAATGGTTGA
- the LOC114188697 gene encoding protein PLASTID TRANSCRIPTIONALLY ACTIVE 12, chloroplastic encodes MASIHSNLIPNLSFNRFQAPPSSYLVGAGIVQPGVTLSNYCRRRRVPCIKCENKDEEHIKHVSVERPPYHIYFDSTSGEVEPASGARASIPSQEYWPEGTASRVRAARAPAPTAESSTSPSYGAKPGSRRKNFKASVPAASSSSSSEPIVEFTGAGSGSSELLVESSEESQDHSSDFVVYQSEPEEEELSEYEFNKRVGLPHPFVDPKAKKPMEGILPNEELWWNWKQPEKEQWSRWQRRKPDVETVFLKAMAETGQIKLHGEEPTLTETALYRARREIYKQERLQAEQDRLERDGPIAYYSEWVKAWKRDTSREAIQKHFEETGEDENAQLIEMFCHQTDREYRVMMGTDYRIQRDPLAMRMREDQIKQIWGGDPVYPTVNYIQDPNEVIDYRGPNFHDPTPNMVAYLKEHGKLISREEFDKNMAEEKTEQVEMTDMDEAMAKAVDIGENDDEEDSDVEEVEEEGEEKLSDYWSVLKSTPELRKSKPKPKKDGPMSLEEAVDDSENLTDFLMDFEEEE; translated from the exons ATGGCTTCCATTCATTCCAATCTCATCCCCAATTTGTCCTTCAATCGCTTCCAG GCACCACCATCATCGTACCTTGTTGGTGCTGGTATTGTGCAACCTGGAGTTACTTTAAGCAATTACTGTAGAAGAAGGAGGGTTCCTTGCATAAAGTGCGAAAACAAAGACGAGGAGCACATTAAGCATGTATCAGTGGAGCGGCCACCCTATCACATTTACTTTGACTCCACCTCCGGCGAAGTCGAGCCGGCCTCCGGTGCCCGAGCGAGTATTCCCAGTCAGGAGTATTGGCCTGAGGGAACTGCCAGTCGTGTGAGAGCTGCTAGGGCACCTGCTCCAACTGCTGAATCATCAACCTCTCCATCTTATGGAGCCAAGCCTGGAAGCAGGAGGAAGAACTTCAAGGCTTCTGTTCctgctgcttcttcttcttcttcgtctgAGCCCATTGTTGAATTTACTGGTGCTGGTTCTGGCTCTTCGGAGCTTTTGGTTGAGTCCTCCGAAGAATCTCAGGATCACTCGTCTGACTTTGTTGTTTATCAGTCTGAACCCGAGGAGGAAGAATTGAGTGAATATGAGTTCAATAAGAGAGTTGGACTTCCTCATCCGTTTGTTGATCCAAAGGCTAAAAAGCCGATGGAGGGGATACTTCCCAATGAGGAGCTGTGGTGGAATTGGAAACAGCCGGAGAAAGAGCAATGGTCTAGGTGGCAAAGGAGGAAACCTGATGTTGAAACG GTTTTCCTGAAAGCTATGGCAGAAACTGGACAAATAAAGCTTCACGGTGAAGAACCGACATTAACAGAAACTGCCCTTTATCGAGCAAGGCGCGAAATTTACAAACAAGAAAG GCTTCAGGCTGAGCAAGATAGACTGGAAAGAGACGGTCCAATTGCATACTATTCAGAATGGGTGAAAGCATGGAAAAGGGACACATCTCGCGAAGCTATTCAGAAACATTTTGAAGAGACTGGAGAAGATGAAAATGCACAACTAATTGAAATGTTTTGCCACCAAACCGACAGAGAGTACCGTGTAATGATGGGGACTGATTATCGAATTCAAAGGGATCCTTTAGCAATGCGAATGAGGGAAGATCAGATTAAGCAAA TATGGGGCGGAGATCCAGTTTACCCGACTGTGAACTATATTCAAGATCCAAATGAAGTGATTGACTACAGGGGGCCAAATTTTCATGACCCAACACCAAATATGGTGGCTTATCTTAAGGAG CATGGGAAACTCATTTCAAGGGAAGAGTTTGACAAGAATATGGCTGAGGAAAAGACTGAACAAGTTGAG ATGACGGACATGGATGAAGCTATGGCCAAAGCTGTTGACATTGGGGAAAATGAT GATGAAGAGGATAGTGATGTTGAGGAGGTAGAGGAAGAGGGGGAAGAGAAGCTTAGTGATTATTGGAGTGTGTTGAAAAGTACTCCTGAGCTTCGCAAGTCAAAG CCAAAGCCAAAGAAAGATGGTCCTATGTCACTGGAAGAAGCTGTAGACGATTCAGAAAACTTGACTGATTTCCTCATGGactttgaagaagaagaatga